The Virgibacillus phasianinus genome includes a window with the following:
- a CDS encoding cytochrome c biogenesis CcdA family protein, whose protein sequence is MGGIEADTMLVVGMFLAIGAGALSFLSPCVLPIFPAYLSYITGISVKELRGNQDAKIRRKLMSHSIIFLLAVSLVFISLGASASFLGQWAQDLLLGDSGLFIQRIAGIFIIIMGLFVAGWITIPSLMKERRFHYSKKPAGYVGTFFIGLGFAAGWTPCIGPIFGSILLLAASNPSQGVFYTIMYVIGFALPFITLTFFLGSTRWIVRHSQIIMKIGAVIMIIMGLVLFFGLMPRITGFLLDLVQDTWLSKLG, encoded by the coding sequence ATGGGTGGAATTGAAGCAGATACGATGCTGGTAGTGGGAATGTTTCTAGCGATAGGGGCGGGGGCGTTGTCCTTCCTGTCACCGTGTGTGCTGCCAATATTTCCAGCATATTTATCGTACATTACCGGGATAAGTGTGAAGGAACTCAGGGGGAATCAGGACGCTAAAATTCGCCGCAAATTAATGAGTCACTCGATTATCTTTTTATTGGCGGTATCATTAGTATTTATTAGTCTTGGCGCCAGTGCTTCGTTTCTAGGGCAATGGGCGCAGGATTTATTGCTTGGCGATTCCGGGTTGTTTATTCAACGGATTGCAGGGATTTTCATTATCATTATGGGGTTATTTGTTGCCGGTTGGATTACGATTCCATCGTTAATGAAAGAAAGGCGGTTCCATTACTCCAAAAAGCCGGCGGGGTATGTGGGAACCTTTTTCATTGGCCTTGGTTTCGCGGCTGGCTGGACCCCGTGTATAGGCCCTATCTTTGGCTCTATTCTGCTGCTTGCTGCCAGTAATCCAAGCCAAGGGGTATTTTATACGATTATGTACGTCATCGGCTTTGCGTTACCGTTTATCACACTGACTTTCTTTCTTGGATCGACCAGATGGATTGTCCGGCACAGCCAGATCATTATGAAGATAGGCGCAGTTATTATGATAATCATGGGACTGGTTTTATTTTTCGGCCTTATGCCGCGAATTACCGGGTTTCTGCTTGATTTAGTACAGGATACATGGTTATCGAAATTAGGATAA
- the clpP gene encoding ATP-dependent Clp endopeptidase proteolytic subunit ClpP — protein MSNVIPYVVEQTKQGERSYDIYSRLLRDRVVFLGTEVNDEIANSIVAQLLFLAAEDSEKDISLYINSPGGSITAGFAIYDTMQFIKPDVQTICTGFAASFGAMLLVAGAKGKRLALPNSEVVIHQPLGGAKGQASDIEISARRIIQMRKRINNILAERTGQPLEKINKDTDRDYFMTAEEAKEYGMIDKVVESKESI, from the coding sequence ATGTCGAATGTCATTCCATATGTCGTTGAGCAGACAAAGCAAGGAGAACGCTCGTATGATATTTATTCGCGGTTGCTGAGGGATCGCGTTGTGTTTCTTGGAACAGAGGTCAATGATGAAATTGCCAATAGCATCGTGGCACAATTGTTGTTTTTGGCGGCGGAGGATTCTGAAAAAGACATATCCCTGTACATTAACAGTCCCGGTGGATCAATCACCGCGGGATTTGCAATTTACGATACGATGCAGTTCATCAAGCCGGATGTGCAAACAATTTGTACCGGGTTCGCAGCTTCCTTTGGCGCCATGTTGCTCGTAGCCGGAGCGAAAGGAAAGCGGCTTGCTTTGCCGAACAGTGAAGTGGTCATTCACCAGCCATTAGGTGGAGCAAAAGGCCAGGCAAGTGATATTGAAATTAGCGCCCGCCGTATTATCCAGATGCGGAAGCGAATTAACAATATTCTCGCAGAACGAACCGGACAGCCGCTTGAAAAAATAAACAAAGACACGGATCGGGATTACTTCATGACAGCAGAGGAAGCGAAGGAATACGGGATGATTGATAAAGTAGTGGAATCAAAAGAATCCATATAA
- a CDS encoding RNA polymerase sigma factor — protein sequence MRPHVQKTLAEANENFENAVQPYLKDLEKYCRSLMKSTWDGEDLMQDTLTKAYKSWLGTSKSVSKAYLFRIASNTWIDEYRKRKPDVDFNQDTSMLVARKETDSDQIYSAMELLLRELTPKQRLAMLLSGLDYTAQETAAMTGTNEGAVKAALHRARRKLNLEKHEDDGNMDHDRVITYVTAVRNGEAAKLIDLFHKEMLEPRQTSIPGAKMVSGPQLTIQQISRASVSYLLVAIPTKSGDLLFIPFYRSEWLNSLSWLTKEFSFAA from the coding sequence ATGCGGCCGCATGTACAAAAAACTCTCGCTGAAGCGAATGAAAACTTCGAGAATGCTGTTCAACCATACCTGAAGGACTTGGAAAAGTATTGCCGATCTTTGATGAAATCGACATGGGATGGGGAAGACCTGATGCAGGATACATTAACAAAGGCATACAAAAGCTGGCTTGGTACATCAAAGTCAGTGTCCAAAGCGTACTTGTTCCGGATTGCCTCTAATACATGGATTGATGAATACCGAAAACGCAAGCCGGATGTAGACTTCAATCAGGATACGTCAATGCTGGTGGCGAGGAAAGAGACGGACTCGGATCAGATATACAGTGCAATGGAATTATTACTGCGTGAGCTGACACCTAAACAACGTTTGGCAATGCTGTTATCTGGACTGGACTACACAGCGCAGGAAACTGCAGCGATGACTGGCACAAATGAAGGGGCAGTAAAGGCAGCCCTCCATCGTGCCCGGAGAAAATTGAATCTGGAAAAACATGAAGACGATGGAAACATGGACCACGACAGAGTTATAACCTATGTCACCGCAGTACGCAACGGGGAGGCGGCCAAATTAATCGATCTTTTTCATAAAGAAATGCTGGAACCGCGTCAAACGTCCATCCCAGGTGCCAAAATGGTTTCAGGACCACAGCTCACAATACAACAAATTTCGAGAGCAAGTGTTTCATACTTGCTTGTGGCAATCCCGACAAAAAGCGGCGATTTACTTTTTATCCCGTTTTATCGGTCAGAATGGCTGAATTCCTTGTCATGGTTGACGAAGGAGTTTTCGTTCGCTGCATAA
- a CDS encoding cysteine hydrolase family protein has translation MKQALLVIDAQQELIEGNEQEKSVFRKEKLVENINLVIKKAQESDSLIVFVRDKDVAGGEGKGFQIHQDIKVPADSPVIDKKATNSFYGTPLMTLLKEKKIDHLVIMGCATQYCIDTAVRTATANYFDVTLVGDGHSTADSENLSAEQIINHTNETLHGYDNVVHFSIVRKAEEDLFQPIHDNYR, from the coding sequence TTGAAGCAAGCTTTATTAGTAATCGATGCCCAGCAGGAATTAATTGAGGGAAATGAGCAGGAGAAAAGTGTCTTTCGTAAGGAAAAGCTGGTGGAAAATATTAATCTGGTAATAAAAAAAGCACAGGAATCTGATTCTCTTATTGTTTTTGTAAGGGATAAGGATGTTGCCGGCGGGGAAGGGAAAGGGTTTCAAATCCACCAGGACATCAAAGTGCCAGCTGATTCACCAGTAATTGATAAAAAAGCCACGAATTCATTTTATGGAACTCCATTAATGACACTTTTGAAAGAGAAGAAGATTGACCACCTTGTGATTATGGGGTGCGCCACACAATATTGCATTGACACTGCAGTAAGAACGGCCACGGCCAATTACTTTGACGTTACACTAGTTGGGGATGGACATTCAACGGCGGATTCGGAAAATTTATCTGCTGAACAGATTATCAATCATACGAATGAAACGTTGCACGGCTATGACAATGTTGTTCATTTTTCTATTGTTCGAAAAGCGGAGGAAGATCTTTTTCAGCCCATCCATGATAATTATCGGTAA
- a CDS encoding SLAP domain-containing protein has translation MQKLTFQSAWDKTIADRDRERIKETFQKAELAPGVDIQFTSLWQAKNHRGDLLVAMLIHNTSYQDYTFHNQEFSYVVNDTILAKYSFSPGVTIQKQTSMPWTFIFPTGSFNSNAKFEGGQLRGGTRGQVP, from the coding sequence ATGCAAAAGCTCACATTTCAATCCGCATGGGATAAAACAATTGCCGATCGGGACCGGGAACGGATTAAAGAAACGTTTCAAAAAGCAGAATTAGCCCCGGGTGTTGACATTCAGTTCACATCACTTTGGCAAGCCAAAAATCATCGCGGGGATCTGCTGGTTGCAATGTTAATCCATAACACCAGTTACCAGGATTACACCTTCCATAATCAAGAGTTTTCCTATGTAGTAAACGATACAATTCTCGCCAAGTATAGCTTCTCTCCCGGGGTAACTATCCAAAAACAAACCAGCATGCCCTGGACATTCATCTTCCCTACCGGAAGCTTTAACAGCAACGCAAAGTTTGAAGGCGGCCAGCTGCGGGGTGGGACGCGGGGACAGGTTCCTTGA
- a CDS encoding metallophosphoesterase family protein has product MKIVVTSDTHMPKKAKQLPSNLVKDCKSADLIIHAGDWMSMDVFRTFSSYAEVKGVYGNVDPDEVIKNFPSQQIVEVQGHRIGIVHGHGEKKTTEKRALATFDGDEVDIIIYGHSHIPMIRYFKKILLMNPGSPTDKRTLPHYSYGILEIGETVRAEIILFK; this is encoded by the coding sequence ATGAAAATCGTGGTGACTTCAGACACGCATATGCCGAAAAAGGCCAAACAACTGCCATCAAATCTGGTGAAGGACTGTAAATCGGCCGATCTCATTATTCATGCAGGGGATTGGATGTCGATGGATGTTTTTCGGACGTTTTCCAGTTACGCCGAGGTAAAGGGCGTGTACGGCAATGTGGATCCCGATGAGGTTATAAAAAATTTTCCTTCCCAGCAAATAGTAGAAGTGCAGGGGCACAGGATTGGTATTGTCCACGGACATGGGGAGAAAAAAACAACTGAAAAACGCGCGTTGGCTACGTTTGATGGGGACGAAGTAGATATTATCATTTATGGCCACTCACACATCCCGATGATTCGATATTTTAAAAAGATACTGTTGATGAACCCGGGATCACCAACCGATAAACGAACTCTGCCACATTATTCGTACGGAATTCTTGAGATTGGGGAGACAGTTAGAGCGGAAATTATTTTGTTTAAATGA
- a CDS encoding hydroxymethylglutaryl-CoA synthase: MKIGIDKIGFYTPHLYVDMNKLAEERGVDPEKYTIGIGQEKMAVAPITQDPVTLAANAALEILDEKDKKDIDFVIFGTESGIDSSKSAAVYVHELLGINPYSRAIEVKQACYGATAGIQMAKGHIALNPESKVLVLGSDIARYGLNTSGEATQGAGAVALVISANPRIMELEDNSVYFTADIMDFWRPVYSDMAFVDGKLSNEQYISFFSKVFGQYKAKTGLELKDFEAICYHLPYTKMGLKALRTVLDEGTEDVKDRLVENYKISATYNRNVGNIYTGSLYLSLLSLLEQNENLQAGAKIGLFSYGSGAVGEFFTGILQPDYQKHLQMENHKTLFSNRTELSVAEYEEVFQETLPTDGSTIELTVNNDPAAICLAGITDNKRQYVHK, translated from the coding sequence GTGAAAATAGGAATTGATAAAATAGGCTTTTACACACCACATCTTTATGTTGATATGAACAAATTAGCTGAAGAGCGGGGTGTGGATCCTGAAAAATATACAATCGGCATTGGACAGGAGAAGATGGCAGTAGCCCCGATCACACAGGATCCGGTTACTTTAGCGGCAAATGCGGCACTGGAAATATTGGACGAAAAAGATAAAAAGGACATTGACTTTGTTATTTTCGGAACAGAATCCGGAATCGACAGCTCTAAGTCAGCAGCGGTATATGTGCATGAATTATTAGGAATTAACCCATATTCCCGGGCGATTGAAGTGAAGCAGGCCTGTTACGGAGCGACTGCTGGAATTCAAATGGCAAAAGGGCATATTGCATTAAATCCAGAGAGCAAAGTATTGGTGCTTGGTTCCGACATCGCAAGGTACGGGCTGAACACATCGGGCGAAGCAACCCAGGGAGCGGGAGCGGTAGCCTTAGTGATCAGTGCCAATCCGCGTATTATGGAACTTGAGGATAATAGCGTTTATTTCACCGCAGATATTATGGACTTCTGGCGCCCGGTCTATTCGGATATGGCATTCGTGGACGGAAAATTATCGAATGAACAATATATCTCTTTTTTTTCCAAAGTCTTTGGGCAATACAAAGCAAAGACAGGACTGGAGCTTAAGGACTTCGAAGCAATTTGCTACCACCTGCCATATACCAAGATGGGGCTGAAAGCATTGCGGACTGTTCTGGATGAAGGGACAGAAGATGTGAAAGACCGGCTGGTGGAAAACTACAAGATTAGTGCAACGTATAACCGCAATGTGGGCAATATCTACACCGGGTCACTGTACTTAAGTCTGCTTTCCCTGCTTGAACAAAATGAAAATCTGCAGGCAGGTGCAAAAATCGGGTTGTTCAGCTATGGTTCCGGTGCAGTAGGTGAGTTCTTCACTGGCATATTGCAGCCAGACTATCAGAAGCACTTACAGATGGAAAATCACAAAACGTTATTTTCCAATCGTACAGAATTATCTGTAGCCGAATACGAAGAAGTTTTCCAAGAAACCCTGCCAACAGACGGTTCAACCATCGAACTAACAGTCAACAATGACCCCGCAGCCATCTGCCTAGCAGGCATAACCGACAACAAACGCCAATACGTGCATAAGTAG
- a CDS encoding AAA family ATPase, whose protein sequence is MITDYNLPDNIVDILNANKREDDDTFQELIRQGGYVPPHINLLIDAISALSMGKNILLKGPTGAGKTKFAETLSSLFHQPMFSINCSVDLDAESLMGFKTLAYQDEKQKIEFVPGPVTSAMNDGTFLYIDEINMAKPETLPLINGVLDYRRTITNPFTNEIITAEKGFNVIAAINEGYVGTVPLNEALKNRFIVIDVPYIEGEDLKQLIESNTKLTDKTTIDLFVTLSTDLIRAVYQGKLAEDAASIRALLDACDLSAIIPPKRAILRSIVDKLDEEREREFVKNLADTLF, encoded by the coding sequence ATGATTACTGATTATAATTTGCCGGACAATATTGTTGATATTTTGAATGCGAATAAACGCGAAGATGATGATACATTTCAGGAATTAATACGGCAGGGCGGCTATGTGCCCCCTCATATAAACTTATTAATTGATGCGATTTCCGCACTGAGCATGGGGAAAAATATTTTGCTGAAGGGCCCTACTGGCGCCGGTAAGACGAAATTCGCGGAAACGTTATCCAGCCTGTTTCACCAGCCGATGTTCAGCATCAACTGCTCAGTGGACTTGGACGCGGAAAGCTTGATGGGCTTTAAAACATTGGCGTATCAGGATGAAAAGCAAAAAATTGAATTTGTCCCGGGTCCTGTGACAAGTGCAATGAACGATGGAACCTTCCTATATATTGACGAAATAAATATGGCCAAACCGGAAACATTGCCACTCATCAATGGTGTCCTAGACTACCGGAGAACAATTACCAACCCCTTTACAAACGAAATTATAACCGCTGAAAAGGGATTTAATGTCATTGCCGCAATCAATGAGGGCTACGTTGGCACAGTGCCATTAAACGAAGCGCTGAAAAATCGTTTTATTGTCATTGATGTTCCTTATATCGAGGGGGAAGATCTAAAACAATTGATCGAATCAAACACAAAGCTGACAGATAAAACGACCATCGATTTGTTTGTCACCTTGTCCACTGACCTGATCCGCGCTGTTTATCAGGGAAAACTTGCCGAAGATGCCGCGTCCATCCGCGCCCTGCTTGACGCCTGCGATCTGAGTGCAATCATTCCGCCAAAACGCGCCATTCTCCGGTCGATTGTTGATAAACTTGACGAGGAACGCGAAAGAGAATTTGTGAAGAATTTAGCTGACACATTGTTTTAA
- a CDS encoding vWA domain-containing protein has translation MKYNRWDDSKVDTNLFLQLQDLTTILSDNQDLKFEYKYGSFIDLIDDEVTGSHFWDVNNQTIKESGYKTDVFLRSIGTLQHSHVPTLKGFLENNVESSLPKFTIQFMTLLEDLRLEEIITKVRPGTKKDFSVRRNYLKHHFQTELTANVTRSNRLDELFCLIYLLLQADSPDPVFPRANEQQLNSLEELKPLLYSSFEAKSTADSIRIAEQVAVQLGEQYRDMTHDYFTFPISQIEKYERNTLFDELTRTDDLANEDIEDVDDENNEYIDEQFSSWHRENQNSDRKQTFLQFDLEVGTKTNIMGGGTRETEDADQAMGTIQGASGQSEKNDYSELESLEKQAGTKGKQTTESAYGEENKDAVAIDKRATAPSWDDEQAYQETVHSIETYKRKLATTIEKTLEHKKNEPRRDLLFGRLSHNLLPVVIDENPRVFYKKNQESKNIDAVFTLLVDCSASMHNKMDETKRGIVLFHEALKQLRIPHSIVGFWEDANDAKDTYQPNYFHRIHSYTDSVYQNDGAKIMQLEPEEDNRDGFSIRVMTKELAARREKNKFLLVFSDGEPAAWNYDQNGIVDTNLAVSEARKKGIDVIGMFLADGGIDEREDETMKNIYGKERLMIPSVSELPEHVAPLLKRLLLRVV, from the coding sequence TTGAAATACAACCGCTGGGATGATTCTAAGGTAGACACAAATCTTTTCCTGCAGTTACAGGACCTGACCACGATACTATCGGATAACCAGGACTTAAAATTCGAGTACAAGTATGGTTCATTCATCGATCTGATTGATGATGAGGTGACGGGCAGCCATTTCTGGGATGTGAATAATCAGACGATTAAGGAATCCGGTTACAAGACGGATGTATTTTTGCGTTCAATTGGAACCTTGCAACATTCGCATGTCCCCACCCTGAAAGGCTTTTTGGAAAATAACGTTGAATCCAGCCTGCCGAAGTTCACTATTCAATTCATGACGTTGCTGGAAGATTTGCGTCTGGAGGAAATCATTACAAAAGTGCGGCCAGGTACGAAGAAAGACTTCTCTGTCCGGAGAAATTACCTGAAGCACCATTTTCAGACTGAATTAACTGCGAATGTGACACGGAGCAACCGGCTTGATGAATTATTTTGCCTCATTTATTTGTTGCTGCAGGCTGATTCCCCGGACCCTGTTTTCCCGAGGGCGAATGAACAGCAGCTTAACAGTCTTGAGGAATTAAAACCGCTTCTCTACTCCTCTTTTGAGGCAAAAAGCACGGCCGACAGCATTAGGATCGCCGAGCAAGTCGCGGTCCAACTTGGGGAGCAGTACCGGGACATGACACATGACTATTTCACCTTCCCGATTTCACAAATCGAAAAGTATGAGCGGAATACCTTATTTGATGAATTGACGCGGACGGATGATTTGGCGAATGAGGACATAGAGGACGTGGACGACGAAAATAATGAATATATCGATGAACAGTTTTCCAGCTGGCATCGGGAAAATCAGAACAGTGACCGCAAGCAAACGTTTCTGCAATTTGATTTGGAAGTCGGAACGAAAACAAACATTATGGGTGGCGGAACACGCGAAACGGAAGACGCTGATCAGGCTATGGGAACCATCCAGGGGGCTTCCGGCCAAAGCGAGAAAAACGACTATTCGGAACTGGAATCACTCGAGAAACAGGCTGGAACGAAAGGAAAACAAACGACTGAATCTGCATATGGCGAGGAAAATAAAGATGCTGTCGCGATTGATAAAAGAGCCACGGCACCTTCCTGGGATGATGAACAGGCCTATCAGGAGACCGTTCATTCGATCGAAACGTACAAACGCAAACTTGCGACCACCATTGAAAAAACGCTGGAACACAAAAAGAATGAACCGCGCCGCGACCTGCTTTTTGGCCGATTGTCCCATAACCTGCTGCCAGTTGTAATCGATGAAAACCCACGGGTATTTTATAAGAAAAATCAGGAATCAAAAAACATCGATGCCGTGTTCACCCTGCTTGTCGACTGTTCCGCCTCCATGCATAATAAAATGGATGAAACAAAACGGGGTATCGTGTTGTTCCATGAGGCGTTGAAGCAATTGAGGATCCCTCATTCCATCGTCGGTTTCTGGGAGGATGCGAATGATGCGAAAGACACCTATCAGCCAAATTATTTTCACCGCATCCATTCCTACACGGATTCCGTTTATCAAAATGATGGGGCGAAAATCATGCAGCTTGAGCCAGAGGAAGATAACCGTGACGGATTCAGCATTCGGGTGATGACCAAGGAATTAGCAGCCAGACGAGAAAAGAACAAATTCCTGCTCGTATTTTCCGATGGCGAGCCAGCTGCCTGGAATTATGACCAAAATGGTATCGTCGACACGAACCTAGCCGTATCAGAAGCACGCAAAAAAGGCATTGATGTCATCGGTATGTTCTTAGCAGATGGCGGGATCGACGAGCGAGAAGACGAAACAATGAAAAACATCTACGGGAAAGAACGCCTAATGATCCCAAGCGTATCCGAACTCCCCGAACACGTCGCACCACTACTGAAGCGACTGTTATTGAGGGTAGTGTAG